A single genomic interval of Myxosarcina sp. GI1 harbors:
- a CDS encoding glycosyltransferase family 1 protein produces the protein MRIALVRRERGNAISMDVYADNLISQLKKIRSNWEFIEIAPQSWSNKIENSWHSGNPVKKYYERFWRYPQVVCQQNVDLFHIIDHTDGHIAYWLKKSGKPILITCHDLVQFVYPEILKDQSRLPALSMASWRYSVGGMKVANRIIAVSENTAKDVSKMLNIESQKITVVSNGVDPQFRVLSGDSIERLRQQYSNSPKEICLLNVGSTHQRKNILTILKVLETLRERDILARLWKVGSDFTVEQKKYICEHHLESQINFLGQPDKKMLIALYNAADTLLAPSLYEGFGLTILEAMACGTPVITSNVSSLPEVGANAAILLSPLDVNAIVESICFLKYDLLYRQSLIDSGLIRASLFTWLNTAKKMTSIYENLSEIK, from the coding sequence ATGCGAATAGCGCTTGTTCGTAGAGAAAGAGGCAATGCCATAAGTATGGATGTTTATGCCGACAACTTGATATCACAATTGAAAAAAATTCGCTCTAATTGGGAGTTTATCGAAATTGCGCCTCAATCTTGGAGTAACAAAATAGAAAATTCTTGGCATTCTGGCAATCCCGTAAAAAAATATTACGAACGTTTTTGGCGTTATCCTCAAGTTGTTTGCCAACAGAATGTCGATCTATTTCATATTATCGATCACACTGATGGTCATATTGCTTACTGGCTCAAAAAGTCAGGAAAACCAATATTAATTACTTGTCACGATTTGGTTCAGTTTGTATATCCTGAAATTCTTAAAGATCAATCTCGTTTACCAGCATTGAGCATGGCAAGTTGGCGTTACTCAGTAGGAGGAATGAAAGTAGCAAATCGAATCATTGCTGTTTCAGAAAATACAGCTAAAGATGTCAGTAAAATGTTAAATATAGAATCGCAAAAAATTACTGTAGTTTCTAATGGAGTAGATCCACAATTTAGAGTTTTATCTGGCGATAGCATCGAACGACTTCGACAGCAATATTCTAATTCTCCAAAAGAAATTTGTTTGCTGAATGTAGGTTCTACTCATCAGCGCAAAAATATTTTGACTATTTTAAAAGTTTTGGAAACATTGAGAGAGCGAGACATTTTGGCTCGCTTATGGAAGGTTGGCAGTGACTTTACGGTAGAACAAAAAAAATACATTTGCGAGCATCATCTCGAATCTCAAATAAACTTTTTAGGACAACCAGATAAAAAAATGCTAATAGCATTATACAATGCTGCCGACACACTACTAGCTCCTTCTCTCTATGAAGGTTTTGGTCTGACAATCCTTGAAGCAATGGCTTGTGGAACTCCTGTAATTACTTCTAACGTTTCTTCTTTACCAGAAGTTGGTGCTAATGCGGCTATTTTGCTAAGTCCTTTAGATGTTAACGCAATTGTCGAATCGATTTGTTTCTTGAAATACGATTTATTATACCGTCAAAGTTTAATCGATTCAGGCTTAATTAGAGCTAGTTTATTTACTTGGTTAAATACAGCTAAAAAAATGACTTCTATTTATGAAAACTTAAGTGAAATTAAATAA
- a CDS encoding glycosyltransferase family 4 protein, translating into MKILISAYSCEPNQGSERGVGWNIVCQVAKYHQVWVLTRPDESKAAIEAELARHSIPNLKFVYFTLPFWQDSLRWGQAGAMQIHYYLWQIQAYFVARRLHREIGFNIIHHVTFVKYSSPSFLSLLPVPFIWGPVGGGETYPIAFWQDFSLQNKVYETFRSLTRWIGQKDPFTQATAKQSAVAYAVTEETAKRVSQMGAKSVKIFPAIGLSQTEIERLAQYPLPNRKPVRFVSIARLLHWKGIHLGLKAFAKANLLDSEYWILGDGPETAKLQQLTLDLEISKRIKFWGLLDRDEVLYKLERCSILIHPSLHDSGAGVCLEAMAAGRPVICLDLGGPAQQVTLETGFKIPARNPEQVITSMAAKMSILANDHNLLIKMGRLSQQRVIELYSWEAKGKQLFQTYQEVIKCTF; encoded by the coding sequence ATGAAAATTCTTATATCTGCTTACTCTTGCGAACCCAATCAAGGCTCTGAACGTGGAGTAGGCTGGAATATTGTTTGTCAAGTTGCAAAGTATCATCAGGTTTGGGTGCTAACTCGTCCAGATGAAAGTAAAGCAGCAATTGAAGCTGAATTAGCTCGACACTCCATTCCGAATCTAAAATTTGTTTATTTTACTCTACCTTTCTGGCAAGATAGTTTGCGCTGGGGGCAGGCGGGTGCTATGCAAATTCATTACTATCTTTGGCAAATTCAAGCCTACTTTGTAGCTCGTCGTCTTCATCGAGAAATTGGCTTTAATATAATACATCATGTAACCTTTGTTAAATATTCTAGTCCTAGTTTTCTTTCCCTGCTACCAGTACCATTTATTTGGGGACCAGTGGGAGGTGGGGAAACTTATCCTATAGCTTTTTGGCAAGATTTCAGCCTTCAAAATAAAGTTTACGAAACTTTTCGCTCTCTAACTCGTTGGATCGGTCAAAAAGATCCTTTTACTCAGGCAACTGCCAAACAAAGTGCAGTTGCATATGCTGTCACAGAAGAAACCGCTAAAAGAGTTTCCCAGATGGGAGCCAAATCAGTCAAAATTTTTCCTGCTATTGGTCTGTCTCAAACAGAAATTGAACGACTCGCTCAATATCCACTACCTAACAGAAAACCAGTTAGGTTTGTCAGTATTGCACGTTTGCTTCACTGGAAAGGCATTCATCTGGGATTAAAAGCTTTTGCTAAAGCTAATTTGCTAGATAGCGAATACTGGATTTTGGGCGATGGACCAGAAACCGCAAAACTTCAACAACTAACTTTAGATTTGGAAATTAGCAAGCGTATTAAGTTCTGGGGATTATTAGATCGTGATGAAGTACTGTATAAGTTAGAACGATGCTCTATTTTGATTCACCCTAGTCTTCATGACTCAGGAGCAGGTGTTTGTTTAGAAGCAATGGCAGCTGGAAGACCAGTTATTTGTCTGGATTTAGGAGGACCAGCACAGCAAGTTACCTTAGAAACTGGATTCAAAATTCCTGCTCGCAATCCAGAACAAGTTATTACCAGTATGGCTGCAAAAATGAGCATATTAGCAAATGACCATAACTTACTTATAAAAATGGGGCGATTGAGTCAGCAACGGGTCATAGAATTATATAGCTGGGAAGCTAAAGGCAAACAATTATTTCAGACTTATCAAGAAGTTATTAAATGCACATTCTAA
- a CDS encoding glycosyltransferase family 1 protein translates to MHILIAALHRPTKPTGVCRHAVNLAKCLAITSQVDKITLVIGVWQLDYFKTAFVLDSPKINLIPITIKNNSVTRNIWFLWGLSKLTNKINPDIIHLSFPIPFFRSLFYAPVVSTIHDFYPYECPENFGYPKVLLNRSFLKQCIKNSDGLSCVSQITLKNLYRYFPDRSSEKTTTVIYNYVDFSKVTPSIPKNIDLEKSDQFILCVGQHRRNKNIDLLIRTYSVLINEQKILNSTKLVIVGSFGPETNKFKELIAQLSIAKKVILLSSIDDAQLCWLYQNCEVFVISSSTEGFCLPLAEALYFSCKVVCSNIPIFREICDTKCNFFDLEENKTDSSNNLSSAIVRALKQPNDKYSGFEFSKSTIAHQCLQFYSQILGTKI, encoded by the coding sequence ATGCACATTCTAATTGCTGCTTTACATAGACCAACTAAACCAACAGGAGTTTGCAGACACGCTGTCAATTTAGCAAAATGTCTTGCAATTACCAGTCAAGTAGATAAAATAACTTTAGTAATAGGAGTATGGCAACTAGATTATTTTAAAACAGCTTTTGTACTAGATTCTCCAAAAATAAATTTAATTCCCATTACTATTAAAAATAATTCTGTAACAAGAAATATTTGGTTTTTATGGGGATTATCTAAGTTAACCAATAAAATTAATCCAGATATCATTCATTTGTCATTTCCAATTCCTTTTTTTAGATCTTTATTTTATGCTCCTGTTGTTAGTACTATTCATGATTTTTATCCTTATGAATGTCCTGAAAATTTTGGCTATCCTAAGGTATTGCTTAATCGTTCGTTTTTAAAACAATGTATTAAAAATAGTGATGGTTTAAGTTGCGTTTCGCAAATTACATTAAAGAATTTATATCGATATTTTCCAGATCGCAGTTCAGAAAAAACAACTACTGTAATTTACAACTACGTTGATTTTAGTAAAGTCACACCAAGTATTCCCAAAAATATTGACCTTGAAAAATCTGACCAATTTATATTATGTGTTGGTCAACATCGCCGAAACAAAAATATAGATTTGTTGATTCGGACGTATTCAGTATTAATTAACGAACAAAAAATATTAAATTCAACTAAGTTAGTAATAGTTGGCAGTTTTGGACCGGAAACAAACAAATTTAAGGAGCTAATCGCTCAATTATCTATTGCCAAAAAAGTAATTTTACTTTCATCAATTGACGATGCACAACTCTGCTGGCTTTATCAAAATTGTGAAGTTTTTGTAATTTCTTCATCAACCGAGGGATTTTGCTTGCCTCTAGCTGAAGCATTATATTTCTCCTGTAAAGTCGTTTGTTCAAATATACCTATATTTCGCGAAATATGCGACACAAAATGTAATTTTTTTGATTTAGAGGAAAATAAAACAGATAGTTCAAATAATTTGTCTTCTGCGATTGTTCGAGCTTTAAAGCAACCAAACGATAAGTATAGTGGATTTGAATTTTCTAAATCTACCATAGCTCATCAATGCCTGCAATTTTATTCGCAAATTTTAGGCACAAAAATATAA
- a CDS encoding GDSL-type esterase/lipase family protein, protein MLRRVLILITFIYLIFSLPILVVFILSENFRFAYFEKITDSSSKIFTLKYVFVGDSITKNGGNWSLKLEGNPFISKNIAVNNYTTNQITLLVEQALGYSPNYVFIMAGTNDSISNEIKVDQTIQNYKALLKKFDRKTIPIITLVPLQQDNTINKKINQINYGIKRLAKIKNIHIIDLNQYIAPSGYLLEKFTIDGVHFSNAAYQIWLDEIKKLCLS, encoded by the coding sequence ATGCTTAGAAGGGTATTGATTTTAATAACATTCATATATTTAATCTTTTCTTTACCTATATTAGTAGTATTTATTTTAAGTGAAAATTTTAGATTTGCATATTTTGAAAAAATTACCGATAGTTCTTCAAAAATATTTACTTTAAAATATGTTTTCGTAGGTGACAGTATCACAAAAAATGGGGGAAACTGGAGTTTAAAACTAGAAGGAAATCCTTTTATTTCTAAAAATATTGCAGTCAATAACTACACCACAAACCAAATTACATTATTAGTAGAACAAGCATTAGGATATTCACCTAATTATGTCTTTATTATGGCTGGCACTAACGATAGCATTTCAAATGAAATTAAAGTCGATCAAACTATTCAAAACTATAAAGCTTTGTTAAAAAAGTTTGACCGAAAAACTATTCCTATTATTACTTTAGTACCATTGCAACAAGATAACACTATAAATAAAAAAATAAATCAAATTAATTATGGTATTAAGCGTTTAGCTAAAATAAAAAATATACATATTATCGATCTCAATCAGTATATCGCCCCATCAGGTTATCTTCTAGAAAAATTTACTATTGATGGAGTACATTTTTCAAATGCAGCATACCAAATTTGGCTTGATGAAATTAAAAAATTATGTCTTAGCTAA
- a CDS encoding acyltransferase, whose translation MSDIKISKTKMKVESKIYGFDYLRSIACIFVVAFHCSPIPMNFILGKVMHVFLFASAVPIFIIISLFLTELKGFGYKYVFNKSLRIGKIYFLWGWLIPLCLYTVQKFFFILPDKVNISQVNYGLYGFLVNGLNWPLKVHGIYFLVFLIALIWIYFLVKPYINSYKKALFFLFIGIIVNMSTPFFPDRFQILRESLLPFLIYIPLVKTLYWDYKFGCNYFNKILCFFLLYIFFSVIEGIFIITENDFFLSFHYSPYGRLSIVFLAMSLVYGFLKLNYKPSKTPQIIKVISDYSLGIYLIHGFMLDFIFLYFQNSSLFVAIYFLLIFLLSWFLSFIIKTVPYLKRVLIL comes from the coding sequence ATGTCAGATATAAAAATATCAAAAACAAAAATGAAAGTCGAGAGCAAAATTTACGGATTTGACTATCTTAGGTCGATTGCTTGCATTTTTGTAGTCGCTTTTCACTGCTCTCCAATACCAATGAATTTTATTCTTGGCAAAGTAATGCATGTATTTTTATTTGCTTCTGCCGTACCAATATTCATTATTATATCTCTTTTTTTGACCGAACTCAAAGGATTTGGCTATAAATATGTATTTAATAAAAGTCTGAGAATAGGAAAAATTTATTTTCTCTGGGGCTGGTTAATACCTTTATGTTTGTATACTGTTCAAAAATTTTTTTTTATCTTGCCTGACAAAGTTAATATTTCACAAGTCAACTATGGTTTATATGGTTTTTTAGTAAACGGACTTAACTGGCCTTTAAAAGTTCATGGAATCTATTTTTTAGTTTTTTTAATAGCATTAATTTGGATCTATTTTTTAGTCAAACCTTATATTAATTCTTATAAAAAAGCTTTATTTTTTTTGTTTATTGGAATTATAGTAAATATGTCAACTCCCTTTTTTCCCGATCGTTTTCAAATATTGAGAGAAAGTTTGCTTCCTTTTTTAATATATATACCTTTGGTAAAAACTCTTTATTGGGATTATAAATTTGGATGTAATTATTTTAATAAAATATTGTGTTTTTTTCTACTATATATTTTTTTCTCTGTTATCGAAGGAATTTTTATTATAACTGAAAATGATTTTTTCTTGTCTTTTCACTATTCTCCGTATGGAAGATTATCAATAGTTTTTTTGGCTATGAGTTTGGTTTATGGGTTTTTAAAATTAAATTATAAACCAAGTAAAACTCCACAAATTATTAAAGTAATATCGGATTATTCTTTAGGAATTTATTTGATTCACGGTTTTATGTTAGATTTTATATTTTTATACTTTCAAAATTCGAGCTTGTTTGTAGCAATCTATTTTTTGCTAATATTTTTGTTATCTTGGTTTCTAAGTTTTATAATCAAAACCGTTCCTTATCTAAAACGAGTTTTAATTTTGTAG
- a CDS encoding glycoside hydrolase family 55 protein, whose protein sequence is MIFLLNLFVFRFPINFNSTISVLANTEIEFPASGDQLNVKNFGAEGDGTTDDTIAIQKALNATTRNFQTVFFPKGTYLVNNTIQLGRFKNIRGSNESQTIIRLKDDSLEFTQMLKPVFHSIYNNNQTFGVYIKDLTINTGKGNQKAIGIQYNTHNTGAIENVTVRSEDFSGAIGLDLSETEFGPGLIKNVTIEGFDIGIKTPASPSNAVFQGIFLKKQNAIGFENNMPVSIEGLKSENKVPTVHNSSHVHSHLVLVNASLFGLPREATSNLAAIENEGHYYLRGVRVEGTYTSVLKDQGQLIAEKQVDEKYSNSSTSTIIAPKRQGHLKLAIKNSPVPYIEPIEKWIVPDDSREDDTAAVQAAMNSGARTIFFPGNKTYNITDTIEVPSRVRRIIGQHSGISGTEIFVDRPMLRLVGNTSKPISIETLDIAAWPHTAIAFEVASDRPVYLKYSGSPAVKSKVTTNRSWSGEIYMDEWLGELRLKGNGSIWLRQWNPENNPFTLGESDPELTYAVNNGAKMWVLGTKTEAPAINVLTQNGGQTELLGGFFRDHYSPDEYKPEVPYLITKNASTSASYLQYAWAPGKARNFQALEIQNDRQEKVVIPGLVIMDLYRSTLEAD, encoded by the coding sequence TTGATATTTCTATTAAATCTATTTGTTTTTAGGTTTCCAATAAATTTTAATTCGACAATCTCTGTTTTAGCCAATACAGAAATCGAATTTCCTGCTAGTGGCGACCAGTTAAATGTCAAAAATTTTGGTGCAGAAGGCGATGGTACGACTGACGATACTATAGCTATTCAAAAAGCTCTTAATGCTACTACTCGCAATTTTCAAACAGTTTTTTTTCCGAAAGGAACTTATTTAGTAAATAACACGATTCAATTGGGTCGATTTAAAAATATTCGAGGAAGCAACGAAAGTCAAACAATCATTCGACTAAAAGATGACAGTCTTGAGTTTACTCAAATGCTTAAACCTGTGTTTCACAGTATTTATAACAACAATCAAACCTTTGGAGTTTATATTAAAGATTTAACTATAAATACTGGTAAAGGCAATCAAAAAGCGATTGGTATTCAATATAATACTCATAATACTGGAGCAATTGAAAATGTCACTGTTAGATCTGAAGATTTTTCTGGTGCGATTGGTTTAGATCTCTCAGAAACAGAATTTGGACCTGGACTAATAAAAAATGTGACAATCGAAGGCTTTGATATTGGTATCAAAACTCCAGCTAGTCCCTCAAATGCCGTATTTCAAGGTATTTTTTTAAAAAAGCAAAATGCGATTGGTTTTGAAAACAATATGCCTGTTTCTATTGAGGGTTTGAAAAGCGAAAATAAAGTACCAACGGTACATAATAGCTCCCATGTTCATTCTCATTTGGTTTTAGTAAACGCCAGTTTGTTTGGACTTCCAAGAGAAGCTACTAGTAACTTGGCAGCTATTGAGAATGAAGGACACTATTACCTGCGAGGAGTTCGTGTTGAAGGTACTTACACCTCTGTGTTAAAGGATCAAGGTCAATTAATAGCTGAAAAACAAGTAGACGAAAAATATAGTAATTCTTCCACTTCGACAATCATTGCTCCTAAGAGACAAGGTCATTTAAAACTTGCTATTAAAAATTCTCCAGTTCCGTATATAGAACCCATTGAGAAGTGGATAGTCCCTGATGATTCACGAGAAGATGATACCGCAGCAGTACAAGCGGCAATGAATTCAGGAGCGAGAACCATATTTTTTCCTGGGAATAAGACTTACAATATAACAGATACAATCGAAGTCCCTTCTCGCGTAAGACGAATTATCGGTCAACATAGTGGTATTTCAGGAACAGAGATATTTGTCGATCGCCCAATGTTACGTCTAGTTGGAAATACTTCTAAACCAATTAGTATAGAAACACTCGATATAGCAGCATGGCCTCATACTGCTATTGCTTTTGAAGTTGCTAGCGATCGCCCTGTATATCTAAAATATTCTGGAAGTCCCGCAGTTAAAAGTAAGGTTACTACCAACCGTAGCTGGTCGGGAGAAATTTATATGGATGAATGGCTGGGAGAATTGCGTCTCAAGGGGAATGGTTCTATTTGGTTGAGACAGTGGAATCCAGAGAACAATCCTTTTACTCTAGGAGAATCAGATCCCGAACTGACGTATGCAGTTAACAATGGTGCCAAGATGTGGGTATTGGGAACCAAAACCGAAGCTCCTGCAATTAACGTTTTGACACAAAACGGCGGTCAAACCGAGCTATTGGGTGGTTTTTTTCGCGATCACTACAGTCCCGATGAGTATAAGCCAGAAGTACCATACTTGATTACTAAGAATGCTTCAACATCGGCTTCATATCTTCAATATGCCTGGGCACCTGGCAAAGCAAGAAATTTTCAAGCTTTGGAAATTCAAAATGACCGACAGGAGAAAGTTGTTATTCCAGGTTTAGTAATTATGGATCTTTACCGCTCGACACTTGAGGCTGATTAA
- a CDS encoding sigma 54-interacting transcriptional regulator: MSFPDLANFLQERTALSGLSTEFLTEIAELLETKTIAGDRTIIKENEAPEGLYILESGHLESNSQIPSRNLSFLPGSALNLYALLLDKDTEYTAKTKDECQLWFVAADKFKELVARYPEVTQNFSQQLATEVKELSEQLVFEQERQQILRPYLVSRARRGIIGRSRYAVRLRSQIKEAATNRDSVLIFGEPGLEKDNIAALIHFGSSDRRQPIAQLDCAKIQASGADLFGRSGGKPGLIEAVGSGTLVLNNVEQLPPELLPAIAKLLKTKTYTPIDRSSEKTPAPKQSQARIILISEKNISQINSEVDTSIKVPPLRVRKADLDEQIKYYVNLIGKEKSSKKPLLTSEALRKLQAYDFPNNLRELESTVERALTQLQENENITEEVVWQSQSRKKQNRLNLLDKYPKLRHFLRSDWYPDRINYWFTAAFFAFIVAVLFLAPQNRQQNFALNIFWAWWWPLVLLGFPFLGRIWCAFCPFMIYGEITQKISLYLFPRKLKKWPRQTAEKWGGWFLFGLFALILLWEELWDLPNTAYLSAWLLLIITAGAMICSAIFERRLWCRYLCPIGGMNGMFAKLSMTELRAQQGTCSAECTTYQCYRGGPQKGEGMATGGCPLYSHPAQMEDNRDCVLCMTCLKACPHRSVEFNLRPPGIELWTSHTARSYEVALLFLLLNAVFLHHLPEIEARLNLNLHLDRFTNHGLIAIVVLFLPAILPLLAQGFMREIALVNNNFKAYSFIELAYGYLPLVLAGNLAHYLRLGLSEGGKILPVTMATFGLNGANLPILVAHPAVIAFLQGTSFIFGVLLSILLTQQIARQPLKFLLPQHLTSIVLAIAMWQVIVGF, from the coding sequence ATGAGTTTTCCCGATTTAGCAAATTTTTTACAGGAAAGAACTGCATTAAGTGGTCTATCGACAGAATTCTTAACAGAAATAGCAGAACTTTTAGAAACCAAAACTATAGCAGGCGATCGCACTATTATTAAGGAAAATGAAGCACCAGAAGGCTTGTATATTTTAGAAAGCGGTCATTTAGAAAGTAACAGTCAAATTCCGTCACGCAATCTGAGTTTTTTACCAGGCTCGGCTTTAAATTTATATGCCTTGTTGTTAGATAAGGATACTGAATATACAGCTAAAACTAAAGATGAATGTCAGCTATGGTTTGTAGCAGCAGATAAATTCAAAGAATTAGTTGCTCGCTATCCCGAAGTAACGCAAAACTTTTCTCAACAACTAGCTACAGAAGTCAAAGAATTATCCGAACAATTAGTTTTCGAGCAAGAACGCCAGCAAATTTTAAGACCTTATTTAGTCAGTCGTGCCAGACGAGGCATTATTGGTAGAAGTCGCTACGCCGTTCGCCTGCGATCGCAGATTAAAGAAGCTGCAACCAATCGAGATTCGGTTTTGATTTTTGGCGAACCAGGACTAGAAAAAGACAATATTGCAGCATTAATTCACTTTGGTTCTAGCGATCGCCGTCAGCCGATCGCTCAGTTAGACTGCGCTAAAATTCAAGCTAGCGGTGCGGATTTATTTGGCAGAAGCGGTGGTAAACCAGGACTTATTGAAGCCGTAGGCTCGGGGACTTTAGTACTGAATAATGTCGAACAGTTGCCTCCAGAATTATTGCCTGCGATTGCTAAATTACTAAAAACTAAAACATATACGCCAATCGATCGTTCGTCAGAGAAAACACCAGCCCCCAAACAATCTCAAGCTCGCATAATTTTGATTTCAGAAAAAAATATTTCTCAGATAAATTCTGAAGTAGATACTTCAATTAAAGTTCCACCACTAAGAGTTAGAAAAGCCGATTTAGACGAACAAATCAAATATTACGTCAACTTAATCGGTAAAGAAAAATCTTCTAAAAAACCATTACTGACATCAGAAGCATTGAGAAAACTACAGGCTTATGACTTTCCTAATAATTTAAGAGAGCTAGAAAGTACTGTAGAAAGAGCCTTAACCCAACTTCAGGAAAATGAAAATATTACTGAAGAAGTCGTCTGGCAATCTCAATCCAGGAAAAAACAAAATCGTCTTAATTTATTAGATAAATATCCCAAACTACGGCATTTTTTACGCAGTGATTGGTATCCCGATAGAATCAATTATTGGTTTACTGCTGCTTTTTTTGCCTTCATCGTTGCAGTTTTATTTCTCGCTCCTCAAAACCGACAACAAAACTTTGCCCTCAATATATTTTGGGCTTGGTGGTGGCCTTTGGTATTACTTGGTTTCCCTTTTTTAGGAAGAATCTGGTGTGCTTTTTGTCCGTTTATGATCTATGGCGAAATTACCCAAAAAATTTCCTTATATTTGTTTCCCCGCAAATTAAAAAAATGGCCCCGTCAAACTGCTGAAAAATGGGGTGGTTGGTTTTTATTTGGCTTGTTTGCTTTAATTTTATTGTGGGAAGAACTTTGGGATTTGCCAAACACCGCTTATTTGTCTGCCTGGCTGTTGCTAATTATTACCGCAGGAGCAATGATTTGTTCGGCTATTTTTGAACGTCGCTTGTGGTGTCGCTATTTGTGTCCGATTGGCGGTATGAACGGTATGTTTGCCAAGCTGTCGATGACCGAATTGAGAGCGCAACAGGGAACTTGCTCTGCTGAATGTACTACCTATCAATGTTACCGAGGAGGACCACAAAAAGGCGAAGGTATGGCAACGGGTGGATGTCCTCTTTATTCTCATCCAGCCCAGATGGAGGATAATCGAGACTGCGTATTATGTATGACTTGCCTCAAAGCCTGTCCCCATCGTTCGGTAGAATTTAATCTCCGCCCGCCTGGAATTGAGTTATGGACTAGCCATACCGCCCGTAGTTATGAAGTCGCCTTACTATTTTTGCTGTTGAACGCGGTGTTTTTACATCATTTACCAGAAATAGAAGCCAGACTAAATTTGAATTTGCATTTAGATCGATTTACCAATCATGGATTAATAGCGATTGTGGTACTGTTTCTGCCCGCGATTTTACCCTTGTTGGCTCAAGGTTTTATGAGGGAGATCGCCTTAGTTAATAATAACTTCAAAGCTTATTCTTTTATCGAGCTTGCTTATGGTTATTTACCTTTGGTATTAGCGGGTAATCTAGCTCACTATTTGCGTTTGGGTTTGAGTGAAGGAGGAAAAATTTTACCAGTTACGATGGCGACTTTTGGTTTGAATGGAGCCAATTTACCTATTTTAGTGGCGCATCCTGCCGTAATTGCTTTTTTACAGGGAACTAGTTTTATTTTTGGCGTACTCCTATCAATTTTGCTAACACAACAAATAGCTCGTCAACCGCTAAAGTTTTTATTACCACAGCATTTAACAAGTATAGTTTTGGCGATCGCCATGTGGCAAGTTATTGTAGGTTTTTAA
- a CDS encoding zf-TFIIB domain-containing protein, whose protein sequence is MNALECPRCNGLLKTVIYHNVEVDRCARCHGIWFDSLEAETLKTIAGSEILDIGSVNYSAPNDLTSIDIRCPRCEETMIQIVDIDKERLWYEKCPDCQGIWLYAGEFTQFKRNFQSKSIKNLAARLINKLLFWRSP, encoded by the coding sequence ATGAATGCTCTTGAGTGTCCTAGGTGCAACGGTCTATTAAAAACAGTTATTTATCATAATGTAGAAGTAGACCGCTGCGCTCGATGTCATGGAATTTGGTTTGATTCTTTAGAAGCAGAAACCTTAAAAACGATTGCAGGTTCGGAGATATTGGATATTGGCAGTGTCAATTATAGCGCGCCGAACGATTTAACCAGTATCGATATTCGGTGTCCGCGATGCGAGGAAACTATGATTCAGATAGTAGATATAGATAAAGAGCGACTATGGTACGAAAAATGTCCCGATTGCCAGGGAATTTGGTTATATGCAGGAGAATTTACTCAGTTCAAACGCAATTTTCAGTCTAAGAGTATAAAAAATTTAGCGGCACGCCTGATAAATAAGCTATTGTTTTGGCGATCGCCATAA
- the coaE gene encoding dephospho-CoA kinase (Dephospho-CoA kinase (CoaE) performs the final step in coenzyme A biosynthesis.), which translates to MIKNLSRRIIGVTGGIATGKTTVTNYLATKYNFPVLDADLYAREAVAIGSPILTAIFIRYGDRLKLADGSLNRSALGEIIFNNSDEKRWLESQIHPFVRDRFNSESQNLHDKTLVYAIPLLFEANLTNLVTEIWVVYCDRAIQIERLQQRDGLSREQALARIDARFPLADKIERANIVLCNNTNRDFLLHQVDKAVKSSD; encoded by the coding sequence ATGATAAAGAATCTGTCAAGAAGAATAATTGGAGTAACTGGTGGTATTGCTACGGGGAAAACTACAGTTACTAATTATTTAGCTACTAAGTACAATTTTCCCGTATTAGATGCTGACCTATATGCTAGAGAGGCAGTAGCTATAGGTTCGCCAATTTTGACAGCTATTTTTATTCGCTATGGCGATCGCCTGAAGTTAGCCGATGGTAGTTTAAATCGCTCGGCTTTAGGAGAGATTATTTTTAATAACTCTGACGAAAAACGCTGGCTAGAAAGCCAAATTCATCCTTTTGTGCGCGATCGCTTTAACAGTGAGTCTCAAAACTTACATGATAAGACTTTGGTTTATGCCATTCCTTTATTGTTTGAGGCTAATTTAACCAATTTAGTAACTGAAATCTGGGTAGTTTATTGCGATCGCGCTATCCAAATCGAACGTTTACAACAACGCGATGGTCTGTCTAGAGAACAGGCTCTGGCACGGATTGACGCTCGGTTTCCTCTAGCTGATAAAATCGAGCGAGCAAATATAGTATTATGCAATAATACGAATAGAGACTTTCTATTGCACCAGGTAGATAAAGCAGTAAAGTCAAGCGATTAA